GCATGTTAAGGATGAAATAAATGCACTTTTATTAGAGGAAAAGAAGGAAAAAGTGTTATTAGAATGGAAACAAAACTTTTTTTCACAAACAAAAATTGAAAGAAATTATGCACTTATTGAAAAAATTTAAATTAACCGCCCGCAAACAAAAAAACACATCTCGTTTTGAGCTGGCGGCTTTGTTAGAAACTAAACCATTAAAAACAGTTTTATTGCTTGGATTTATGGCCCTGTGCTTGCACGCTCAAAAAAGCTTTGCAAAAGTAATTGATAAGGTTGTTGCCCGCGTAAATAATGAAATTATTTTGTTATCTGATTTAGAATCCACCCGACGTGGAATGCTTGCGCAAGAGCCAAGTTTAAAAGAACTTTCAGCAGAGCAAATCAATGATAAAGTTATTGATCAATTGATTAATGATAAGCTGGTTGATCAGGAAATAAAGGCAAGAGGTTTTACGCCGTCTGAGTCAGATGTTGATGCATCTGTAACGGCAGTCATGCAACAAAATGGCATGAAAAGTGTGGATGAACTTAAATTTGCCTTGAAACAAGAAGGAATAGCTTTTGAAGAATACAAGAAAAATTTAGCCAAACAACAAGCTCAAGGAAGATTGATGGCATGGTTGATTCGTCCTAAATTAAAAGGTTTGAGTAAAGAGAATATAAAAAAAATATTAGAAGAAAAAAAGCAACAACAAGCCAGTGAAAAAAAAGACAATGCCTTTGAGTTATACATGTTGTTCAAGTCAAAACAAAACAGCAGTGATAAAGCCATGCAAAAAATTGATGATAAAATCAAAAGTCTTGATGATTTTATAAAGCAAGCCAAAAAACATACAGAAGGCCCAGCGCCTACTGAAGGGGGCTATTTAGGTGTGGTTAAAAAAACAGATTTAAAACAAAACATATTAGAAGCAGCAGAAGCCCTTAATGCTGGTCAAAAAAGTAATATTATAGAAGATGAAAACGGCTATTATATTTTGTTTTTAAAAGACAAGCGTTATGTTGATCTTGAAATCAGTGATGAAATGATAGAAGCCTACAAACAACAAGAAGAAAATAAACTTTTGGCCAAAGCTTTTGAGCGTTTTGTCATTGATTTGCGCAGAAAAGCCAACATTCAAAAATATTTGTAATTGAGTAGCGTGAGCAAAACCATTGGCATAACATTGGGTGATATTTGGGGTATAGGTCCAGAAATTATTGTCAAAAGTTTACTTGACCTTCAGACTAGGGACTCACATACGATCAAGATTTTTTCGGATCAAAAAAGTTTTGCTGCATTGGCTAAAGAACAAAACTTATTGTCTGATTACGACAAACTTATAAACAATCATAAGATACAGTGGGAACCGCTTGCTGTTGACGCATATACGCGGCCAGAAAATAAATTACAAAGGGCAAGCATCGCCAAAGCATCTTTGGATGCGGCAATAGAGCAAGCCATGCAACAAGAATTGCAGGGTATCGTCACTGCACCATTAGACAAAAAAATCATGCAAGAGGTGATTGAAAATTTTGTTGGGCATACAGAGTACTTGCAAGAAAAGACCAAAGTTAAGCAAACGTGGATGATGTTAAGTAATGATGAATTAAATATTGTTTTGTTGAGTAATCATCTTTTACTCAAAGAGGTCAGTGGCAGTATCAGCCAAGAAAAAATAATGGTTGCTGTTAAAGATATGGTTAGCCATTTTAAAAATTTGGGAAAAAGCTCTATCAAGATAGCAGTTTGTGCCTTAAACCCTCATTGTGGAGAACTCAGTGAGAACAGTGAAGAAAAAACCATCATTAAACCGACTATTGATAAATTGAACAAGCAAGGCTTTGAGGTAGAGGGCCCATTTTCAGCAGATGCTTTATTTTATCAAGCCAGAAAAAATCAAAGATGGACAGCCATTTTGGCCATGTATCATGATCAAGGTCTTGTGGCGGCCAAGTACTCAGGCACAGATCAAGCCATCAATATAACTTTAGGATTACCGTTTATAAGGGTTTCTCCAGCGCATGGCGTGGCCTATGATTTGGTGGGGAAGAATATGGCACAACATC
This DNA window, taken from Oligoflexia bacterium, encodes the following:
- a CDS encoding SurA N-terminal domain-containing protein, which gives rise to MHLLKKFKLTARKQKNTSRFELAALLETKPLKTVLLLGFMALCLHAQKSFAKVIDKVVARVNNEIILLSDLESTRRGMLAQEPSLKELSAEQINDKVIDQLINDKLVDQEIKARGFTPSESDVDASVTAVMQQNGMKSVDELKFALKQEGIAFEEYKKNLAKQQAQGRLMAWLIRPKLKGLSKENIKKILEEKKQQQASEKKDNAFELYMLFKSKQNSSDKAMQKIDDKIKSLDDFIKQAKKHTEGPAPTEGGYLGVVKKTDLKQNILEAAEALNAGQKSNIIEDENGYYILFLKDKRYVDLEISDEMIEAYKQQEENKLLAKAFERFVIDLRRKANIQKYL
- a CDS encoding 4-hydroxythreonine-4-phosphate dehydrogenase PdxA, with product MSKTIGITLGDIWGIGPEIIVKSLLDLQTRDSHTIKIFSDQKSFAALAKEQNLLSDYDKLINNHKIQWEPLAVDAYTRPENKLQRASIAKASLDAAIEQAMQQELQGIVTAPLDKKIMQEVIENFVGHTEYLQEKTKVKQTWMMLSNDELNIVLLSNHLLLKEVSGSISQEKIMVAVKDMVSHFKNLGKSSIKIAVCALNPHCGELSENSEEKTIIKPTIDKLNKQGFEVEGPFSADALFYQARKNQRWTAILAMYHDQGLVAAKYSGTDQAINITLGLPFIRVSPAHGVAYDLVGKNMAQHQSMFKALQYILAGSKKSRSDI